One window from the genome of Bradyrhizobium xenonodulans encodes:
- a CDS encoding organic hydroperoxide resistance protein produces MTQAAKLLYTARIHTSGGRHDGMSRSSDGRLDVKLSPPGAAGIGTNPEQLFAAGWSACFEGAMEIAARKRKIVLPRKSAIDAEIDLLLDEGAYSLRARLNVSLPGLDPEIARGIIDDAHQICPYSKAVRGNIDVTVALI; encoded by the coding sequence ATGACGCAAGCGGCAAAGCTGCTCTACACGGCGAGGATCCACACCAGCGGCGGGCGGCACGACGGCATGTCGCGCAGCTCCGACGGCCGCCTCGACGTCAAGCTGTCGCCGCCGGGCGCCGCCGGCATCGGCACCAATCCCGAGCAATTGTTCGCGGCCGGCTGGTCGGCCTGCTTCGAGGGCGCGATGGAGATCGCGGCGCGCAAGCGGAAAATCGTGCTTCCGAGAAAAAGTGCGATCGATGCGGAAATTGATCTTCTGCTCGACGAAGGGGCTTATTCGCTTCGCGCGCGCCTCAATGTCAGCCTGCCGGGCCTCGACCCCGAGATCGCGCGCGGCATCATCGATGACGCGCACCAGATCTGCCCTTATTCCAAGGCCGTCCGCGGCAACATCGACGTCACGGTCGCGCTGATCTGA
- a CDS encoding alpha/beta fold hydrolase, with amino-acid sequence MKQIIDQHRRKFFGVAAGTVAVGLGVIDLARAETEAAKSSASNTSFGPIKQIDAGVLNVGYAEAGPSNGPVAILLHGWPYDIHAFVDVAPILAKAGYRVIIPYLRGYGSTQFLSGETPRNGEPAAIATDIIALMDKLDIKQAVVAGFDWGARTADIIAALWPERCRALVSVSGYLISSQAAGNAPLPPSAELQWWYQFYFATERGRAGYEKYTHDFAKLIWKLASPQWKFDDATFARSAAALDNKDHVAITIHNYRWRLGLAQGEVKYEPLEKKLAATPVISVPTITMEGDANGAPHPDASAYAKKFSGRYDYRLITGGIGHNLPQEAPQAFAKAVIDADGGA; translated from the coding sequence ATGAAGCAGATCATCGACCAGCACCGCCGCAAGTTTTTTGGCGTCGCCGCAGGAACCGTCGCCGTCGGTCTCGGCGTGATCGACCTCGCCCGCGCCGAGACGGAAGCGGCGAAATCGTCCGCATCGAACACGTCCTTCGGGCCGATCAAGCAGATCGATGCCGGCGTCCTCAACGTCGGCTATGCCGAGGCCGGTCCCTCGAACGGCCCCGTGGCGATCCTGCTGCACGGCTGGCCCTACGACATTCACGCCTTCGTCGACGTCGCGCCGATCCTGGCCAAGGCCGGCTATCGCGTGATCATTCCTTATCTGCGCGGCTACGGCTCGACGCAGTTCCTTTCCGGCGAGACGCCGCGCAACGGCGAGCCGGCCGCCATCGCCACCGACATCATCGCACTGATGGACAAGCTCGACATCAAGCAGGCGGTCGTTGCCGGTTTCGATTGGGGCGCGCGCACCGCCGACATCATCGCCGCGCTGTGGCCGGAGCGCTGCCGCGCGCTGGTGTCGGTCAGCGGCTATCTGATCTCGAGCCAGGCCGCCGGCAATGCGCCGCTGCCGCCGTCGGCCGAGCTGCAATGGTGGTACCAGTTCTATTTCGCGACCGAGCGCGGCCGCGCCGGATATGAAAAGTACACGCATGATTTCGCAAAACTGATCTGGAAGCTCGCCTCGCCGCAGTGGAAGTTCGACGATGCCACCTTCGCGCGCAGCGCGGCGGCGCTCGACAACAAGGATCATGTCGCGATCACGATCCACAATTACCGCTGGCGGCTCGGGCTCGCCCAGGGTGAGGTGAAATACGAGCCGCTCGAAAAGAAGCTCGCGGCGACGCCCGTCATCAGCGTGCCGACGATCACGATGGAGGGCGATGCCAACGGCGCGCCGCATCCCGACGCCAGCGCCTATGCCAAGAAGTTCTCCGGCCGCTACGACTATCGCCTGATCACCGGCGGCATCGGCCACAATCTGCCGCAGGAAGCGCCGCAGGCGTTTGCCAAGGCCGTCATCGACGCCGACGGCGGCGCCTGA
- a CDS encoding cytochrome P460 family protein, whose product MIALAVLLLVVVLTCVPYLVTIAFAEAPATADASPIFDVTVPQGYKQWELIAPAEEAAPLDELRAVVGNQTAIDAYQAGKLPFPDGTVLVKRAWKRKQSPEFASATIPGAATTVQVMVKDSKKYASTGGWGFGRFVDGKPVDEAQHRTCWGCHEARAKSRDYVFTRLAP is encoded by the coding sequence ATGATCGCGCTGGCGGTGCTGCTCCTCGTCGTCGTCCTGACCTGCGTGCCCTATCTCGTCACGATCGCTTTCGCGGAAGCGCCCGCGACAGCCGATGCCTCGCCGATCTTCGACGTCACGGTCCCGCAGGGCTACAAGCAATGGGAGCTGATCGCGCCGGCCGAGGAAGCGGCTCCCCTCGACGAGTTGCGCGCCGTGGTCGGCAATCAGACCGCGATCGACGCGTATCAGGCCGGCAAGCTTCCATTCCCGGACGGCACCGTTCTGGTCAAGCGCGCCTGGAAGCGGAAGCAGTCGCCCGAATTCGCATCCGCGACGATTCCCGGCGCTGCCACCACGGTGCAGGTGATGGTCAAGGATTCCAAAAAGTATGCCTCGACGGGCGGCTGGGGCTTTGGCCGCTTCGTCGACGGCAAGCCGGTCGACGAAGCCCAGCACCGCACCTGCTGGGGCTGTCACGAAGCCCGTGCGAAGAGTCGCGACTACGTGTTCACGCGGCTTGCGCCTTGA
- a CDS encoding SDR family NAD(P)-dependent oxidoreductase produces the protein MPKTWFISGSSRGLGRAITEAALAAGNRVVASARDTKPLEPLLDRFADSLRLAALDVSDEAAAQAAIDLAVTAFGGIDVVVNNAGFGELGSVEDTSLDSFRQQIEVNLIGTIIVTKAAIPVLRRQRRGHIVQFSSVGGRIGAPARAAYSAAKWGIEGFSESLAREMALIGVHVTIVEPGGFRTGFAQSAHATDEGRAEYDAVVGAAVRMQRDYDSRQPGDPAKAATALLKLVEMDRPPLRIALGSDAVNAIATADRQRLDELERWRALSVSTDY, from the coding sequence ATGCCGAAGACCTGGTTCATCAGCGGCAGCTCTCGTGGGCTTGGACGCGCGATCACGGAAGCCGCACTTGCGGCAGGAAATCGTGTGGTCGCCTCGGCCCGAGACACAAAGCCGCTTGAACCGCTGCTTGATCGCTTCGCCGACAGCCTCCGGCTTGCAGCGCTCGACGTGAGCGATGAGGCGGCAGCGCAAGCCGCCATCGACCTTGCCGTGACGGCGTTCGGCGGCATCGATGTGGTCGTGAACAACGCCGGGTTTGGCGAACTGGGATCGGTCGAGGATACGAGCCTGGACTCGTTCCGTCAGCAGATCGAGGTCAATCTGATCGGCACCATCATCGTCACCAAGGCGGCGATCCCGGTGCTGCGCCGGCAGCGTCGCGGGCATATCGTGCAATTCTCGTCCGTCGGCGGGCGGATCGGTGCGCCGGCCCGCGCGGCCTATTCGGCCGCGAAATGGGGCATCGAAGGCTTTTCGGAGTCGCTCGCGCGCGAGATGGCGCTGATCGGCGTGCATGTGACGATTGTCGAGCCCGGCGGCTTCCGGACAGGATTCGCGCAATCAGCGCATGCGACCGATGAGGGGCGTGCCGAGTACGACGCCGTTGTTGGCGCCGCCGTCAGGATGCAGCGCGACTACGACAGCCGCCAGCCGGGCGATCCGGCAAAGGCCGCCACTGCGCTGTTGAAGCTTGTGGAGATGGATCGTCCGCCTCTGCGGATCGCGCTCGGCAGCGACGCCGTCAATGCCATCGCAACGGCGGATCGGCAACGCCTCGACGAGTTGGAGAGATGGCGCGCGCTCAGCGTCTCGACCGACTACTGA
- a CDS encoding PAS domain-containing hybrid sensor histidine kinase/response regulator, translating into MLHDWGVIAAAFGYIGFLFLVASHGDRRSQAKAGRASGLIYPLSLAIYCTSWTFFGSVGFATRTSTDFLAIYVGPILMIGLGAGVLRRVIQLAKAHNITSIADFIGARYGKSQAVAATVALIAIIGSVPYIALQLKAVASSLETILSEDQAFSHIPILGDMALMVTLAMAAFAVLFGTRQTDATEHQHGLMLAVATESIIKLVAFLAAGIFVTFWIFSPHELIERAMKTPEAVRAINYSPSIGNFLTMTLLSLCAIMLLPRQFHVSVVENSSDAEVGRARWLFPLYLIAINLFVIPIAIAGLVSFPFGAVDPDMYVLALPMEGGAGLLSVAIFVGGLSAATAMVIVECVALSIMVSNDLVVPLVLQRRPEGRTGGADFSDFLLRSRRLAIFAIMVMAYFYYRALGNTQLAAIGLLSFAAIAQLAPSFFGGLLWRRATARGAIGGMLVGFAVWLYTLLIPSFMDSSTAGILLLQHGPFGIEALRPQALFGADLPPLMHGVIWSLSLNILTYVLLSLARRPSSIELVQADLFVPNTLAPISPNFRRWRTTVTVQDIQSTVAQYLGPDRARHSFEAFSARRNVRLELGAPADFELLQHAEHLIASSIGAASSRLVMSLLLRKRTVSAKAALKLLDDSHAALHFNREILQTALNHVRQGIAVFDADLQLICSNRQFGDLLNVPPHFIQFGTPLREILEFMGVSDPADQTDREAMIEQRLIAYTTDSEPYLERLPERHMVIEVLTNRMPGGGFVITFTDVTPTFEAAEALERANATLEKRVRDRTEELTRLNSELALAKSAAEDASISKTRFLAAASHDILQPLNAARLYVTSLVERQHSGEETRLVENIDESLQAIEEILGALLDISRLDAGAMTTSISSFKMADLMRSLEIEFAPIARAKHLELVFVPCSLPVESDRLLLRRLLQNLISNAIKYTPRGRVLVGCRRQGPSLKICVYDTGVGIPLVKRGEIFKEFHRLEQGARIARGLGLGLSIVERLARVLKHGIAIDGNRSGGSVFSVTVPTAKAITHTAAVTSATPLARRPISGALIVCIENDAAILDGMRTLLKAWDAEVIAVADPEGAIAAIETAGRRVTGLLVDYHLDRGNGIAAIRDIRRRFGDTIPAILITADRSPAVQVAAREEKIAVLNKPVKPASLRALLGQWRTQQMVAAE; encoded by the coding sequence ATGCTGCACGACTGGGGCGTGATCGCCGCGGCCTTCGGCTATATCGGCTTCCTGTTCCTGGTGGCGAGCCATGGCGACCGCCGCTCGCAGGCCAAGGCCGGCCGCGCGTCGGGGCTGATCTATCCGCTGTCGCTGGCGATCTACTGCACCTCCTGGACCTTCTTCGGCTCGGTCGGCTTCGCCACCCGCACCTCGACCGACTTCCTGGCGATCTATGTCGGTCCGATCCTGATGATCGGGTTAGGGGCCGGCGTCTTGCGCCGCGTGATCCAGCTCGCGAAAGCCCACAACATCACCTCGATCGCCGATTTCATCGGCGCGCGCTACGGCAAGAGTCAGGCGGTGGCGGCGACCGTGGCGCTGATCGCGATCATCGGCTCGGTGCCCTACATCGCGCTCCAGCTCAAGGCGGTGGCCTCCTCGCTCGAAACGATCCTGAGCGAGGACCAGGCCTTCTCCCACATCCCGATCCTCGGCGACATGGCGCTGATGGTGACGCTGGCGATGGCGGCGTTCGCCGTGCTGTTCGGCACGCGGCAGACCGATGCCACCGAGCACCAGCACGGCCTGATGCTGGCGGTCGCAACCGAATCCATCATCAAGCTGGTCGCCTTCCTTGCCGCCGGCATCTTCGTCACCTTCTGGATTTTCTCGCCGCACGAGCTGATCGAGCGGGCGATGAAGACGCCCGAGGCGGTGCGCGCCATCAACTATTCACCGTCGATCGGCAACTTCCTCACCATGACGCTGCTGTCGCTGTGCGCGATCATGCTGCTGCCGCGCCAGTTCCACGTCAGCGTGGTGGAGAATTCCTCGGATGCGGAGGTCGGCCGCGCGCGCTGGCTGTTCCCGCTCTACCTCATCGCCATCAATCTGTTCGTGATCCCGATCGCGATCGCCGGCCTCGTCAGCTTTCCGTTCGGCGCGGTCGACCCGGATATGTATGTGCTGGCGCTGCCGATGGAGGGCGGTGCAGGACTTCTCAGCGTTGCCATTTTCGTCGGTGGCCTGTCGGCTGCGACTGCAATGGTCATCGTCGAGTGCGTCGCGCTCTCCATCATGGTGTCGAACGACCTCGTGGTGCCACTGGTCTTGCAGCGGCGGCCGGAAGGGCGCACCGGCGGCGCCGATTTCAGCGACTTCCTGCTGCGCTCGCGCCGGCTTGCGATCTTCGCCATCATGGTGATGGCCTATTTCTACTACCGCGCGCTCGGCAACACCCAGCTCGCGGCGATCGGCCTGCTCTCCTTTGCCGCCATCGCCCAGCTTGCACCGAGCTTCTTCGGCGGGCTGCTGTGGCGGCGCGCGACCGCACGCGGCGCGATCGGCGGCATGCTGGTCGGCTTCGCGGTGTGGCTCTACACGCTGCTCATCCCGAGCTTCATGGATTCCTCGACGGCGGGCATCCTGCTGCTCCAGCACGGCCCGTTCGGGATCGAGGCGCTGCGGCCGCAGGCGCTGTTCGGCGCCGATTTGCCGCCGCTGATGCATGGCGTAATCTGGTCACTGTCGCTCAACATCCTCACCTATGTGCTGCTGTCGCTGGCGCGCCGGCCGTCCTCGATCGAGCTGGTGCAGGCCGATCTGTTCGTGCCCAACACGCTGGCGCCGATCTCCCCTAACTTCCGCCGCTGGCGTACCACCGTCACGGTGCAGGATATCCAGAGCACGGTCGCGCAATATCTCGGACCCGACCGCGCACGGCATTCGTTCGAGGCCTTCTCGGCGCGGCGCAACGTGCGGCTCGAGCTAGGGGCCCCCGCCGATTTCGAGCTGTTGCAGCATGCCGAGCACCTGATCGCCTCCTCGATCGGAGCCGCCTCCTCGCGGCTCGTGATGTCGCTGCTGCTGCGCAAGCGGACGGTGTCCGCCAAGGCTGCGCTGAAGCTGCTCGACGATTCCCATGCGGCGCTGCATTTCAACCGCGAGATCCTCCAGACCGCGCTCAACCATGTCCGCCAGGGCATCGCGGTGTTCGATGCCGATCTGCAGCTGATCTGCTCCAACCGGCAGTTCGGCGATCTCCTCAACGTTCCCCCGCATTTCATCCAGTTCGGCACGCCGCTGCGCGAGATCCTGGAATTCATGGGCGTCAGCGATCCGGCCGATCAGACCGACCGCGAGGCGATGATCGAGCAGCGGCTCATAGCCTACACCACCGACAGCGAGCCCTATCTCGAACGCCTGCCCGAACGCCACATGGTGATCGAGGTGCTCACCAACCGCATGCCCGGCGGCGGCTTCGTCATCACCTTCACCGACGTCACGCCCACCTTCGAGGCCGCCGAAGCGCTCGAGCGCGCCAACGCGACGCTGGAAAAGCGCGTGCGCGACCGCACCGAGGAGCTGACCCGGCTGAACTCGGAGCTGGCGCTGGCCAAGAGCGCCGCGGAGGACGCCAGCATCTCCAAGACGCGCTTCCTCGCCGCGGCCAGCCACGACATTCTCCAGCCGCTGAACGCGGCGCGGCTCTATGTCACGAGCCTGGTCGAGCGTCAGCACAGCGGCGAGGAGACGCGGCTCGTCGAGAACATCGACGAGTCGCTGCAGGCGATCGAGGAGATCCTCGGGGCGCTGCTCGACATCTCCCGGCTCGACGCCGGCGCGATGACGACCTCGATCTCGAGCTTCAAGATGGCCGACCTGATGCGCTCGCTGGAGATCGAGTTCGCGCCGATCGCGCGCGCCAAGCACCTGGAGCTGGTCTTCGTACCCTGCTCGCTGCCGGTCGAGTCCGACCGGCTCTTGCTGCGGCGGCTGCTCCAGAACCTGATCTCCAACGCGATCAAATACACCCCGCGCGGCCGGGTGCTGGTTGGCTGCCGCCGTCAGGGTCCCTCGCTCAAGATCTGCGTCTACGACACCGGTGTCGGCATCCCGCTGGTCAAGCGCGGCGAGATATTCAAGGAATTCCACCGCCTCGAGCAGGGCGCCCGGATCGCGCGCGGCCTCGGCCTCGGCCTGTCGATCGTCGAGCGGCTGGCGCGCGTGCTCAAGCACGGCATCGCCATCGACGGCAACAGAAGCGGCGGCTCGGTGTTTTCCGTGACGGTGCCGACGGCGAAGGCGATCACCCACACCGCCGCCGTGACCAGCGCGACCCCGCTCGCGCGCAGGCCGATCTCGGGCGCCCTGATCGTCTGCATCGAGAACGACGCCGCGATCCTCGACGGCATGCGCACACTCCTGAAGGCGTGGGACGCCGAGGTGATCGCGGTTGCCGATCCCGAGGGCGCGATCGCCGCGATCGAAACCGCCGGCCGGCGCGTCACCGGCCTGCTGGTCGACTATCATCTCGACCGCGGCAACGGCATCGCCGCGATCCGCGACATCCGCCGCCGCTTCGGCGACACCATCCCGGCGATCCTGATCACCGCCGACCGCAGCCCCGCCGTGCAGGTCGCTGCGCGTGAGGAGAAGATCGCGGTGCTCAACAAGCCGGTGAAGCCGGCCTCGCTCCGCGCCCTGCTCGGACAGTGGCGCACGCAGCAGATGGTCGCGGCGGAGTGA
- the hemA gene encoding 5-aminolevulinate synthase: MDYSQFFNSALDRLHAERRYRVFADLERIAGRFPHALWHSPKGKRDVVIWCSNDYLGMGQHPKVVGAMVETATRVGTGAGGTRNIAGTHHPLVQLEAELADLHGKEASLLFTSGYVSNQTGIATIAKLIPNCLILSDELNHNSMIEGIRQSGCERVVFRHNDLADLEAQLKAAGANRPKLIACESLYSMDGDVAPLAKICDLAEKYGAMTYVDEVHAVGMYGPRGGGIAERDGVMHRIDILEGTLAKAFGCLGGYIAANGQIIDAVRSYAPGFIFTTALPPAICSAATAAIKHLKTSSWERERHQDRAARVKAILNAAGLPVMSSDTHIVPLFIGNAEKCKQASDLLLEEHGIYIQPINYPTVAKGSERLRITPSPYHDDGLIDQLAEALLQVWDRLGLPLRAKSLVAE, from the coding sequence ATGGATTACAGCCAGTTCTTCAATTCCGCCCTCGATCGTCTCCATGCCGAGCGCCGCTACCGCGTGTTCGCCGATCTCGAGCGCATCGCCGGCCGGTTCCCGCATGCGCTCTGGCATTCGCCCAAGGGCAAGCGCGATGTCGTGATCTGGTGCTCCAACGATTACCTCGGCATGGGCCAGCATCCGAAGGTGGTCGGCGCCATGGTCGAGACCGCAACCCGCGTCGGCACCGGCGCAGGCGGCACCCGCAACATCGCCGGCACGCATCATCCGCTGGTACAGCTCGAGGCCGAGCTCGCCGACCTCCACGGCAAGGAAGCGTCGCTGCTGTTCACCTCGGGCTATGTCTCGAACCAGACCGGCATCGCGACCATCGCAAAACTCATTCCGAACTGCCTGATCCTGTCGGACGAGCTCAACCACAATTCGATGATCGAGGGCATCCGCCAGTCCGGCTGTGAGCGCGTCGTGTTCCGCCACAATGATCTCGCCGATCTCGAAGCGCAGCTGAAGGCCGCGGGTGCGAACCGGCCGAAGCTGATCGCCTGCGAGAGCCTGTATTCGATGGACGGCGACGTCGCGCCGCTCGCCAAGATCTGCGACCTCGCCGAGAAATACGGCGCGATGACCTATGTCGACGAGGTCCACGCCGTCGGCATGTACGGCCCGCGCGGCGGCGGCATCGCCGAGCGCGACGGCGTCATGCATCGCATCGACATCCTCGAAGGCACGCTGGCGAAAGCGTTCGGCTGCCTCGGCGGCTACATCGCCGCCAACGGCCAGATCATTGACGCCGTACGCTCCTATGCGCCGGGCTTCATCTTCACCACCGCGCTGCCGCCGGCGATCTGCTCGGCCGCGACCGCCGCGATCAAGCACCTGAAGACCTCGAGCTGGGAGCGCGAGCGCCACCAGGACCGCGCCGCCCGCGTCAAGGCGATCCTCAATGCCGCCGGCCTGCCGGTGATGTCGAGCGACACCCATATCGTGCCGCTGTTCATCGGCAATGCCGAGAAGTGCAAGCAGGCCTCCGACCTGCTGCTGGAAGAGCACGGCATCTACATCCAGCCGATCAACTATCCGACGGTCGCCAAGGGCAGCGAGCGCCTGCGTATCACGCCCTCGCCCTATCACGACGACGGCCTGATCGATCAGCTCGCCGAAGCGCTGTTGCAGGTGTGGGACCGCCTCGGCCTGCCGCTCCGCGCGAAGTCGCTGGTGGCGGAGTAG
- a CDS encoding MBL fold metallo-hydrolase has protein sequence MNAKSDTVPSSAEALRYPWDQHPGHEEIVEIRPGVLWARLKLPFRLNHVNIYLLADGDGYAMIDAGFGNEETIEAWTKLFEGPLKGVNITRLIVTHSHPDHVGLAGWIVERFNCPLVMSQVEYLQSVYHQNRGTEERREAQRLFFRRHGMDESLTEKLLGRGQDYLKRVSVLPPSYRRISHGDEVVIGARRFKVITGGGHALDQVMLYCADDKLFLSADQVLSKISPNVSVWAVEPDQNSLGEYLASLASLTTTLPYDLLVLPGHGVPFYGLKTRIKQLADHHEERCRLIAEACREVPQTSRALVPVVFNKHVLDEHQMGFAAGELVAHVNYMIVEGRLTAETKDGVLQFRTT, from the coding sequence ATGAACGCGAAATCCGACACCGTGCCCTCCTCTGCCGAGGCCTTGCGCTATCCCTGGGACCAGCATCCCGGCCACGAAGAGATCGTGGAGATCAGGCCCGGCGTGCTGTGGGCGCGGCTGAAATTGCCGTTCCGCCTCAACCACGTGAATATCTACCTGCTCGCCGACGGCGACGGCTATGCGATGATCGATGCCGGCTTCGGCAACGAGGAGACGATCGAGGCCTGGACCAAACTGTTCGAAGGCCCGCTGAAGGGCGTCAACATCACGCGCCTGATCGTCACGCATTCGCACCCCGATCATGTCGGTCTCGCGGGCTGGATCGTCGAGCGCTTCAACTGCCCGCTGGTGATGTCGCAGGTCGAGTATCTGCAGTCGGTCTATCATCAGAACCGCGGCACCGAGGAGCGGCGCGAGGCGCAGCGGCTGTTCTTCCGCCGCCACGGCATGGACGAGTCGCTCACCGAAAAGCTGCTCGGCCGCGGCCAGGACTATCTCAAGCGCGTCTCGGTGCTGCCGCCGTCCTACCGCCGCATCTCGCACGGCGACGAGGTCGTGATCGGCGCGCGGCGCTTCAAGGTGATCACCGGCGGCGGCCACGCGCTCGACCAGGTGATGCTGTATTGCGCCGACGACAAGCTGTTTCTCTCCGCCGACCAGGTGCTGAGCAAGATCTCGCCGAATGTCAGCGTCTGGGCGGTCGAGCCCGACCAGAATTCGCTCGGCGAATATCTGGCCTCGCTCGCGAGCCTCACCACCACCCTGCCCTATGACCTGCTGGTGCTGCCTGGCCACGGCGTACCGTTCTACGGGCTGAAGACCCGCATCAAGCAGCTCGCCGATCATCACGAGGAGCGCTGCCGCCTGATCGCGGAAGCCTGCCGCGAGGTGCCGCAAACCTCACGCGCTTTGGTGCCTGTCGTGTTCAACAAGCACGTGCTGGACGAGCACCAGATGGGCTTTGCCGCCGGCGAGCTCGTCGCTCACGTCAACTACATGATCGTCGAGGGCCGGCTGACGGCCGAGACCAAGGACGGCGTGCTGCAGTTCCGAACGACCTAA
- a CDS encoding methyl-accepting chemotaxis protein, whose product MAIRLGLGRVFGRFKPRLKMPSWGVRGSLFAAFALIAGMGLVIAAGAGFVFNHLGATMMDLSGRDIPRLSASLQLASQSATLAAQGPGLLASPSDEALKERTKSVKDIQQLAMAKLGEIIELGADKQTATALRDTTKSIDEATQSLVSAARERLDTGALHDKQYEALRKAQLAFVDAAGPAMLDAQTRLNAILGAADLSADDATEGARTVAQISTISANGNLMAADMMAALSANNSDTLEVIEKEFKATRDRVKSNLEDLPKVPSMQAMRDTVQKLFAFGEGKTGVFKIRQKELDAIDYGQTILDETRKLNVGLGISVQQLVDGVQKETNASTFQARQEISLATTAMLALGALTLVGSVLFVWLYVGRNILRRIRELQRAMQLLSAGDLDTEIVRSRQNDEIGAMKETLTVFRDSMIEARALASEQDKDRVAKAERAAQMEAKIAQFEGTVRNALDNLAQSANSMQSTAQSMSNTADQSNALVNAVASAAEETSVNVQTVSSGTEQLSSSIEEISKQVVTSAAIAKKAVDEAGATDATVQSLADSASRISVVVDLIQTIASQTNLLALNATIEAARAGEAGRGFAVVASEVKSLASQTAKATEEIRTQIASMQQVTTSAVGAIQGIGRIIGEINDVTTTIAAAVEEQGAATREIARNIQHAAGGTSEVSSNIVGVSTASAEAGTAASEVLGASDALRREADMLRGEIDAFLNNMRAA is encoded by the coding sequence ATGGCGATCCGTCTGGGCCTTGGTCGTGTGTTCGGCCGTTTCAAGCCGCGCCTCAAGATGCCGTCATGGGGCGTGCGCGGCAGCCTGTTCGCCGCCTTCGCATTGATCGCGGGCATGGGCCTCGTGATCGCAGCCGGCGCCGGCTTCGTGTTCAATCATCTCGGCGCGACCATGATGGATCTGAGCGGCCGCGACATTCCTCGCCTCTCCGCCAGCCTCCAGCTCGCCTCGCAGAGCGCAACGCTCGCAGCGCAGGGCCCGGGCCTGCTGGCTTCGCCCTCCGACGAGGCGCTGAAGGAACGTACCAAGAGCGTGAAGGACATCCAGCAGCTTGCGATGGCCAAGCTCGGTGAGATCATCGAGCTCGGCGCCGACAAGCAGACCGCCACCGCGCTGCGCGACACCACCAAGAGCATCGACGAGGCGACGCAGAGCCTGGTCTCGGCCGCCCGCGAACGGCTCGACACCGGGGCGCTGCACGACAAGCAGTACGAGGCGCTGCGCAAGGCCCAGCTCGCCTTTGTCGATGCAGCCGGCCCGGCGATGCTGGACGCACAGACGCGGCTGAACGCCATCCTCGGTGCGGCGGACCTTTCCGCCGACGATGCCACCGAAGGCGCGCGCACCGTCGCCCAGATCTCGACGATCTCCGCCAACGGCAATCTGATGGCCGCCGACATGATGGCGGCGCTCTCGGCCAACAACAGCGACACGCTGGAGGTGATCGAGAAGGAATTCAAGGCCACGCGCGACCGCGTCAAGTCCAACCTCGAGGACCTGCCGAAGGTCCCCTCGATGCAGGCAATGCGCGACACCGTGCAGAAGCTGTTCGCCTTCGGCGAGGGCAAGACCGGCGTGTTCAAGATCCGCCAGAAAGAGCTCGACGCCATCGACTACGGCCAGACCATCCTGGACGAGACTCGCAAGCTCAATGTCGGCCTCGGCATCAGCGTGCAGCAGCTCGTCGACGGCGTGCAGAAGGAGACCAACGCGTCGACCTTCCAGGCGCGGCAGGAGATCTCGCTCGCCACCACCGCCATGCTGGCGTTGGGCGCGCTGACGCTGGTCGGTTCAGTGCTGTTCGTCTGGCTCTATGTCGGCCGCAACATCCTGCGCCGCATCCGAGAGCTTCAGCGCGCGATGCAGCTGCTCTCCGCCGGCGACCTCGACACCGAGATCGTCCGCTCCCGGCAGAACGACGAGATCGGCGCGATGAAGGAAACGCTGACGGTGTTCCGCGACAGCATGATCGAGGCCCGCGCGCTTGCAAGCGAGCAGGACAAGGACCGTGTCGCCAAGGCCGAACGTGCTGCGCAGATGGAGGCGAAGATCGCGCAGTTCGAGGGCACGGTGCGCAACGCACTCGACAATCTCGCGCAATCGGCCAACTCGATGCAGTCGACCGCGCAGAGCATGTCGAACACCGCCGACCAGTCCAACGCGCTGGTGAACGCGGTCGCCTCCGCCGCGGAGGAAACCTCGGTCAACGTGCAGACCGTGTCGTCGGGCACCGAGCAGCTCTCGTCCTCGATCGAGGAGATCAGCAAGCAGGTCGTCACCTCGGCCGCGATCGCCAAGAAGGCGGTCGACGAGGCCGGCGCCACCGATGCGACGGTACAGAGCCTCGCCGACAGCGCGAGCCGCATCAGTGTCGTCGTCGACCTGATCCAGACCATCGCCTCGCAGACCAATCTGCTCGCGCTCAACGCCACCATCGAGGCGGCGCGCGCGGGCGAGGCCGGCCGCGGCTTCGCGGTGGTCGCCTCCGAGGTGAAGAGCCTCGCGAGCCAGACCGCCAAGGCGACGGAAGAGATCCGCACCCAAATCGCCAGCATGCAGCAAGTCACGACCTCCGCGGTCGGCGCCATCCAGGGCATCGGCCGGATCATCGGCGAGATCAACGACGTCACGACCACGATCGCGGCTGCGGTTGAGGAGCAGGGCGCGGCCACCCGCGAGATCGCGCGCAACATCCAGCATGCGGCCGGCGGCACCAGCGAGGTCTCCAGCAACATCGTCGGCGTCTCCACGGCGTCCGCCGAGGCCGGCACGGCGGCGAGCGAGGTGCTGGGCGCCTCGGACGCGCTCCGCCGCGAGGCCGACATGCTGCGCGGGGAGATCGACGCGTTCCTCAACAACATGCGGGCGGCGTAA